A genomic region of Cannabis sativa cultivar Pink pepper isolate KNU-18-1 chromosome 1, ASM2916894v1, whole genome shotgun sequence contains the following coding sequences:
- the LOC115708299 gene encoding peroxisomal fatty acid beta-oxidation multifunctional protein AIM1, which yields MARAKADKALSLLKGVLDYIEFKDVDLVIETVIENITLKQAIFSEIEKVCPSHCILATNTSTFDPQVIGNKTSSQDRIIGPCSAHVMPFLEIVRTEKTSPQVIVDLLSVAKTINKVAVVVRNCPGFAVKRTFFPYTTAQSSHLLVHLGVDLFRIDRVITKLQDLIGYKVSIASGNELAKAYPDRTFVSPLVELLIKSGRNGTYYTCTEVYGRQPKPDLTILPTVEESRRLVNIMPGSKPISVTDQEIVEMLLFPVVNEACRVLDEGIVIQPSDLDVASVLRISFPSHLHIRSVTSRMILNVFCHLLEDMAHSKQEENSTRRNFEQQWIKWIPPLAGSTKIDVDEGCSNKREVSSVAVVARDEQSVCLGAGALILRRPINAIVARLFSIKEGFG from the exons ATGGCGCGGGCAAAGGCAGACAAGGCACTCTCATTACTTAAAGGTGTTTTGGATTACATAGAATTTAAGGATGTTGATTTGGTCATTGAG ACTGTCATTGAAAACATTACTCTTAAACAAGCAATATTTAGTGAAATTGAGAAAGTTTGCCCTTCTCATTGCATATTGGCTACTAATACTTCTACATTTGACCCTCAAGTAATAGGGAACAAAACAAGCTCTCAAGATCGCATTATTGGG CCCTGCTCTGCTCATGTGATGCCTTTCCTGGAAATTGTGCGAACAGAGAAAACTTCACCACAAGTGATAGTTGACCTTTTGAGTGTTGCAAAAACCATAAACAAAGTTGCAGTTGTGGTGAGAAACTGCCCAGGCTTTGCAGTTAAACGAACGTTCTTTCCCTACACTACAGCACAAAGTTCGCATCTTTTGGTTCACTTAGGTGTGGACCTTTTCAGAATAGATAGGGTCATCACCAA GCTTCAAGACTTAATAGGATATAAAGTATCAATAGCTAGTGGAAATGAACTTGCTAAGGCATACCCTGATCGAACATTTGTGTCCCCATTGGTGGAACTTTTAATCAAAAGTGGAAGAAATGGTACGTACTATACATGCACAGAAGTTTAT GGAAGACAACCAAAACCAGATCTTACAATACTACCAACTGTGGAGGAGTCTAGACGACTTGTGAATATTATGCCAGGCAGTAAG CCCATAAGTGTAACAGACCAAGAGATTGTGGAAATGTTACTGTTTCCTGTGGTAAACGAGGCGTGTCGTGTTTTAGATGAAGGGATTGTTATCCAACCATCAGATCTAGATGTTGCATCTGTTCTTCGCATTAGTTTTCCTTCCCACCT ccaTATTCGGTCAGTGACTAGTAGGATGATTTTAAATGTTTTCTGTCATTTATTGGAAGATATGGCACATTCAAAACAAG AGGAAAATTCTACAAGGAGGAACTTTGAGCAGCAATGGATTAAGTGGATTCCCCCTCTTGCTGGTTCAACTAAGATCGACGTTGATGAAGGTTGTTCGAACAAAAGGGAAGTGTCGAGCGTGGCTGTTGTTGCTCGTGATGAGCAAAGTGTGTGTTTGGGAGCTGGAGCTTTAATTCTTAGAAGACCAATCAACGCAATTGTAGCTAGGTTATTTTCAATAAAGGAAGGTTTTGGTTAA